In Ictidomys tridecemlineatus isolate mIctTri1 chromosome 16, mIctTri1.hap1, whole genome shotgun sequence, a single genomic region encodes these proteins:
- the Zxdc gene encoding zinc finger protein ZXDC isoform X11: MPGRGGPLFLRGGGTDAAAGPKMDLPALLAAPAARGGQHGGGGGGGPSRLRRGPGPPLSAGPGRRRLLLLRGPEDGGPEPRREEAPGPSPPPPEDGGDAFVVLLEVARGAAAEAPGRREAEPSPSASPAGRSEPPGPGSGPAAAPGAALAGAVALDRRDLLVRLDRGVFTLAPPPAPGPPAPRPPAPPGPAAAAGRRAPPGYRCPEPQCALAFAKKQQLQVHLLTHGGPQARRPFKCPLDGCGWAFTTSYKLKRHLQSHDKLRPFGCPVGGCGKKFTTVYNLKAHMRGHEQESLFKCEVCAERFPTHAKLSSHQRSHFEPERPYKCDFPGCEKTFITVSALFSHSRAHFREQELFPCSFPGCSKQYDKACRLKIHLRSHTGERPFICDSDSCGWTFTSMSKLLRHKRKHDDDRRFTCPVEGCGKSFTRAEHLKGHSITHLGTKPFECPVEGCCARFSARSSLYIHSKKHLQDVGAPKSRCPVSSCNRLFTSKHSMKAHVVRQHSQRPDLVPPLEAPSSLTPSSELSGPGQSELSSLDLAALFSEPPASGGAAAAGSEEALSSGILTIDVTSVSSSLGGTLPANSSSLGPMDPLVLVAHSDLPPSLESPLILGTAATVLPPGSFSVEDVHAVTTGPVGCLVALPVGQDPGALTSSGNLAAHATTPACSSVPELPAPVKVERDPPVASQQASHAPPPPASCSPPEQHSARGTEPAAGPGGLYLESGGSARTDSRAVQLAQKKKEGAARRAEAPESTQRKLRDGQHGPPCLQGGQSSCPRGSLPGPLGGPPGSALTAGLQCVQVPVLQGDPSGEGVLPLALSPQPSAFHPCFTLDLPVYVLQEAPTDPGGTARPVAAQAPGSTINLRDLQ; encoded by the exons ATGCCCGGGAGGGGCGGACCGCTCTTCCTGCGAGGCGGCGGCACCGACGCCGCTGCTGGGCCCAAGATGGACCTCCCAGCCCTGCTCGCCGCCCCGGCCGCGCGCGGAGGCCAacatggcggcggcggcggcggcggccccaGCCGGCTACGCCGAGGCCCGGGGCCGCCTCTGAGCGCGGGCCCGGGCCGCCGCCGCCTGCTGCTGCTGCGGGGCCCGGAAGATGGCGGGCCCGAGCCGCGGCGTGAGGAGGCCCCGGGGCCCAGCCCGCCGCCCCCCGAGGACGGCGGCGACGCCTTCGTGGTGCTGCTGGAGGTGGCGCGCGGCGCCGCCGCCGAGGCCCCGGGAAGGCGGGAAGCCGAGCCCAGCCCGAGCGCGAGCCCCGCCGGCCGCTCCGAGCCGCCGGGCCCTGGCTCCGGCCCGGCCGCCGCCCCCGGCGCGGCCCTCGCCGGCGCCGTGGCCCTCGACCGCCGGGACCTGCTCGTGCGTCTCGATCGCGGCGTCTTCACGCTGGCGCCGCCGCCCGCGCCGGGGCCGCCCGCGCCGCGCCCGCCCGCGCCCCCgggccccgccgccgccgccggccgCCGCGCGCCCCCGGGCTACCGCTGCCCCGAGCCGCAGTGCGCGCTGGCCTTCGCCAAGAAGCAGCAGCTGCAGGTGCACCTGCTGACGCACGGCGGGCCCCAGGCGCGCCGGCCCTTCAAGTGCCCGCTGGACGGCTGCGGCTGGGCCTTCACCACCTCCTACAAGCTCAAGCGACACCTGCAGTCGCACGACAAGCTGCGCCCGTTCGGCTGCCCCGTGGGCGGCTGCGGCAAGAAGTTCACCACCGTGTACAACCTCAAGGCGCACATGCGCGGCCACGAGCAGGAGAGCCTCTTCAAGTGCGAGGTGTGCGCCGAGCGCTTCCCCACGCACGCCAAGCTCAGCTCGCACCAGCGCAGCCACTTCGAGCCCGAGCGGCCCTACAAGTGCGACTTTCCCG GCTGCGAGAAGACCTTCATCACCGTGAGCGCCCTGTTCTCCCACAGCCGTGCGCACTTCAGGGAGCAGGAGCTGTTCCCCTGCTCCTTCCCCGGGTGCAGCAAGCAGTACGACAAGGCCTGCCGCCTCAAGATCCACCTGAGAAGCCACACAG gTGAAAGACCATTTATATGTGACTCGGACAGTTGCGGCTGGACCTTCACCAGTATGTCCAAACTCCTGAGGCATAAAAG GAAACACGACGATGACCGGAGGTTCACCTGCCCCGTGGAAGGCTGTGGCAAGTCCTTCACCCGCGCAGAGCACCTGAAAGGGCACAGCATCACCCACCTGGGCACCAAGCCCTTCGAGTGCCCCGTGGAAG GGTGCTGTGCCAGGTTCTCCGCCCGCAGCAGTCTCTACATTCACTCCAAGAAGCACCTCCAGGACGTGGGTGCTCCCAAAAGCCGCTGCCCGGTGTCCAGCTGCAACAGACTCTTCACCTCCAAGCACAGCATGAAGGCGCACGTGGTGCGGCAGCACAGCCAGCGCCCAG ACCTGGTCCCTCCCCTGGAGGCGCCAAGTTCGCTCACCCCCAGCAGTGAGCTGAGTGGCCCCGGGCAGAGCGAGCTCAGCAGCTTGGACCTGGCCGCCCTGTTCTCAGAGCCACCCGCCAGCGGAGGTGCCGCAGCCGCGGGGTCAGAGGAGGCGCTGAGTTCTGGGATCCTCACCATCGACGTCACTTCCGTGAGCTCGTCCCTGGGAGGGACCCTGCCAGCCAACAGCAGCTCCTTGGGGCCCATGGATCCCCTGGTCCTGGTGGCCCACAGTGACCTTCCTCCAAGTCTGGAGAGCCCCCTCATCCTGGGGACAGCGGCCACAGTGCTCCCGCCGGGCAGCTTCAGCGTGGAGGACGTGCACGCGGTGACCACGGGACCCGTGGGCTGCCTGGTGGCCCTGCCCGTGGGCCAGGACCCAGGGGCTTTGACGTCCAGTGGCAACTTAGCAGCACACGCCACCACCCCGGCCTGCAGCAGCGTCCCCGAGCTGCCAGCCCCCGTCAAGGTGGAGAGGGACCCGCCTGTGGCCTCACAGCAGGCAAGCCACGCGCCACCCCCGCCCGCGTCCTGCAGCCCCCCAGAGCAGCACAGTGCCCGGGGCACAGAGCCCGCTGCCGGCCCCGGTGGCCTCTACCTG GAAAGTGGGGGCTCAGCGAGAACTGATTCCCGGGCCGTGCAGCTagcccagaaaaaaaaggaaggagcgGCCCGCCGTGCAG AAGCCCCCGAATCCACTCAGAGGAAACTCAGAGATGGCCAACAtgggcctccctgcctccagggagGCCAAAGCAGCTGTCCACGTGGGAGCCTCCCCGGGCCCCTCGGAGGTCCACCAGGGTCCGCTCTGACAGCCGGGCTCCAGTGCGTCCAGGTTCCGGTCCTGCAG GGTGATCCCTCGGGTGAAGGAGTCCTGCCTCTGGCCCTCAgtccccagccctcagccttCCACCCCTGCTTCACCCTGGATTTGCCTGTCTACGTCCTCCAG GAGGCCCCTACAGACCCCGGAGGCACTGCCCGGCCAGTGGCTGCACAGGCCCCAGGAAGCACCATCAACCTCAGGGACCTGCAGTGA
- the Zxdc gene encoding zinc finger protein ZXDC isoform X3, which produces MPGRGGPLFLRGGGTDAAAGPKMDLPALLAAPAARGGQHGGGGGGGPSRLRRGPGPPLSAGPGRRRLLLLRGPEDGGPEPRREEAPGPSPPPPEDGGDAFVVLLEVARGAAAEAPGRREAEPSPSASPAGRSEPPGPGSGPAAAPGAALAGAVALDRRDLLVRLDRGVFTLAPPPAPGPPAPRPPAPPGPAAAAGRRAPPGYRCPEPQCALAFAKKQQLQVHLLTHGGPQARRPFKCPLDGCGWAFTTSYKLKRHLQSHDKLRPFGCPVGGCGKKFTTVYNLKAHMRGHEQESLFKCEVCAERFPTHAKLSSHQRSHFEPERPYKCDFPGCEKTFITVSALFSHSRAHFREQELFPCSFPGCSKQYDKACRLKIHLRSHTGERPFICDSDSCGWTFTSMSKLLRHKRKHDDDRRFTCPVEGCGKSFTRAEHLKGHSITHLGTKPFECPVEGCCARFSARSSLYIHSKKHLQDVGAPKSRCPVSSCNRLFTSKHSMKAHVVRQHSQRPDLVPPLEAPSSLTPSSELSGPGQSELSSLDLAALFSEPPASGGAAAAGSEEALSSGILTIDVTSVSSSLGGTLPANSSSLGPMDPLVLVAHSDLPPSLESPLILGTAATVLPPGSFSVEDVHAVTTGPVGCLVALPVGQDPGALTSSGNLAAHATTPACSSVPELPAPVKVERDPPVASQQASHAPPPPASCSPPEQHSARGTEPAAGPGGLYLLCDVGLPRVPEYKWCVVTGPQESGGSARTDSRAVQLAQKKKEGAARRAEAPESTQRKLRDGQHGPPCLQGGQSSCPRGSLPGPLGGPPGSALTAGLQCVQVPVLQPVSLHLCKLLPWSGLAHQGDPSGEGVLPLALSPQPSAFHPCFTLDLPVYVLQEAPTDPGGTARPVAAQAPGSTINLRDLQ; this is translated from the exons ATGCCCGGGAGGGGCGGACCGCTCTTCCTGCGAGGCGGCGGCACCGACGCCGCTGCTGGGCCCAAGATGGACCTCCCAGCCCTGCTCGCCGCCCCGGCCGCGCGCGGAGGCCAacatggcggcggcggcggcggcggccccaGCCGGCTACGCCGAGGCCCGGGGCCGCCTCTGAGCGCGGGCCCGGGCCGCCGCCGCCTGCTGCTGCTGCGGGGCCCGGAAGATGGCGGGCCCGAGCCGCGGCGTGAGGAGGCCCCGGGGCCCAGCCCGCCGCCCCCCGAGGACGGCGGCGACGCCTTCGTGGTGCTGCTGGAGGTGGCGCGCGGCGCCGCCGCCGAGGCCCCGGGAAGGCGGGAAGCCGAGCCCAGCCCGAGCGCGAGCCCCGCCGGCCGCTCCGAGCCGCCGGGCCCTGGCTCCGGCCCGGCCGCCGCCCCCGGCGCGGCCCTCGCCGGCGCCGTGGCCCTCGACCGCCGGGACCTGCTCGTGCGTCTCGATCGCGGCGTCTTCACGCTGGCGCCGCCGCCCGCGCCGGGGCCGCCCGCGCCGCGCCCGCCCGCGCCCCCgggccccgccgccgccgccggccgCCGCGCGCCCCCGGGCTACCGCTGCCCCGAGCCGCAGTGCGCGCTGGCCTTCGCCAAGAAGCAGCAGCTGCAGGTGCACCTGCTGACGCACGGCGGGCCCCAGGCGCGCCGGCCCTTCAAGTGCCCGCTGGACGGCTGCGGCTGGGCCTTCACCACCTCCTACAAGCTCAAGCGACACCTGCAGTCGCACGACAAGCTGCGCCCGTTCGGCTGCCCCGTGGGCGGCTGCGGCAAGAAGTTCACCACCGTGTACAACCTCAAGGCGCACATGCGCGGCCACGAGCAGGAGAGCCTCTTCAAGTGCGAGGTGTGCGCCGAGCGCTTCCCCACGCACGCCAAGCTCAGCTCGCACCAGCGCAGCCACTTCGAGCCCGAGCGGCCCTACAAGTGCGACTTTCCCG GCTGCGAGAAGACCTTCATCACCGTGAGCGCCCTGTTCTCCCACAGCCGTGCGCACTTCAGGGAGCAGGAGCTGTTCCCCTGCTCCTTCCCCGGGTGCAGCAAGCAGTACGACAAGGCCTGCCGCCTCAAGATCCACCTGAGAAGCCACACAG gTGAAAGACCATTTATATGTGACTCGGACAGTTGCGGCTGGACCTTCACCAGTATGTCCAAACTCCTGAGGCATAAAAG GAAACACGACGATGACCGGAGGTTCACCTGCCCCGTGGAAGGCTGTGGCAAGTCCTTCACCCGCGCAGAGCACCTGAAAGGGCACAGCATCACCCACCTGGGCACCAAGCCCTTCGAGTGCCCCGTGGAAG GGTGCTGTGCCAGGTTCTCCGCCCGCAGCAGTCTCTACATTCACTCCAAGAAGCACCTCCAGGACGTGGGTGCTCCCAAAAGCCGCTGCCCGGTGTCCAGCTGCAACAGACTCTTCACCTCCAAGCACAGCATGAAGGCGCACGTGGTGCGGCAGCACAGCCAGCGCCCAG ACCTGGTCCCTCCCCTGGAGGCGCCAAGTTCGCTCACCCCCAGCAGTGAGCTGAGTGGCCCCGGGCAGAGCGAGCTCAGCAGCTTGGACCTGGCCGCCCTGTTCTCAGAGCCACCCGCCAGCGGAGGTGCCGCAGCCGCGGGGTCAGAGGAGGCGCTGAGTTCTGGGATCCTCACCATCGACGTCACTTCCGTGAGCTCGTCCCTGGGAGGGACCCTGCCAGCCAACAGCAGCTCCTTGGGGCCCATGGATCCCCTGGTCCTGGTGGCCCACAGTGACCTTCCTCCAAGTCTGGAGAGCCCCCTCATCCTGGGGACAGCGGCCACAGTGCTCCCGCCGGGCAGCTTCAGCGTGGAGGACGTGCACGCGGTGACCACGGGACCCGTGGGCTGCCTGGTGGCCCTGCCCGTGGGCCAGGACCCAGGGGCTTTGACGTCCAGTGGCAACTTAGCAGCACACGCCACCACCCCGGCCTGCAGCAGCGTCCCCGAGCTGCCAGCCCCCGTCAAGGTGGAGAGGGACCCGCCTGTGGCCTCACAGCAGGCAAGCCACGCGCCACCCCCGCCCGCGTCCTGCAGCCCCCCAGAGCAGCACAGTGCCCGGGGCACAGAGCCCGCTGCCGGCCCCGGTGGCCTCTACCTG CTGTGTGACGTTGGGCTCCCTCGTGTCCCTGAGTACAAATGGTGTGTGGTGACTGGGCCCCAG GAAAGTGGGGGCTCAGCGAGAACTGATTCCCGGGCCGTGCAGCTagcccagaaaaaaaaggaaggagcgGCCCGCCGTGCAG AAGCCCCCGAATCCACTCAGAGGAAACTCAGAGATGGCCAACAtgggcctccctgcctccagggagGCCAAAGCAGCTGTCCACGTGGGAGCCTCCCCGGGCCCCTCGGAGGTCCACCAGGGTCCGCTCTGACAGCCGGGCTCCAGTGCGTCCAGGTTCCGGTCCTGCAG cccGTCTCCCTGCACCTCTGCAAGCTCTTACCTTGGTCAGGACTGGCGCACCAG GGTGATCCCTCGGGTGAAGGAGTCCTGCCTCTGGCCCTCAgtccccagccctcagccttCCACCCCTGCTTCACCCTGGATTTGCCTGTCTACGTCCTCCAG GAGGCCCCTACAGACCCCGGAGGCACTGCCCGGCCAGTGGCTGCACAGGCCCCAGGAAGCACCATCAACCTCAGGGACCTGCAGTGA
- the Zxdc gene encoding zinc finger protein ZXDC isoform X6, with amino-acid sequence MPGRGGPLFLRGGGTDAAAGPKMDLPALLAAPAARGGQHGGGGGGGPSRLRRGPGPPLSAGPGRRRLLLLRGPEDGGPEPRREEAPGPSPPPPEDGGDAFVVLLEVARGAAAEAPGRREAEPSPSASPAGRSEPPGPGSGPAAAPGAALAGAVALDRRDLLVRLDRGVFTLAPPPAPGPPAPRPPAPPGPAAAAGRRAPPGYRCPEPQCALAFAKKQQLQVHLLTHGGPQARRPFKCPLDGCGWAFTTSYKLKRHLQSHDKLRPFGCPVGGCGKKFTTVYNLKAHMRGHEQESLFKCEVCAERFPTHAKLSSHQRSHFEPERPYKCDFPGCEKTFITVSALFSHSRAHFREQELFPCSFPGCSKQYDKACRLKIHLRSHTGERPFICDSDSCGWTFTSMSKLLRHKRKHDDDRRFTCPVEGCGKSFTRAEHLKGHSITHLGTKPFECPVEGCCARFSARSSLYIHSKKHLQDVGAPKSRCPVSSCNRLFTSKHSMKAHVVRQHSQRPDLVPPLEAPSSLTPSSELSGPGQSELSSLDLAALFSEPPASGGAAAAGSEEALSSGILTIDVTSVSSSLGGTLPANSSSLGPMDPLVLVAHSDLPPSLESPLILGTAATVLPPGSFSVEDVHAVTTGPVGCLVALPVGQDPGALTSSGNLAAHATTPACSSVPELPAPVKVERDPPVASQQASHAPPPPASCSPPEQHSARGTEPAAGPGGLYLLCDVGLPRVPEYKWCVVTGPQESGGSARTDSRAVQLAQKKKEGAARRAEAPESTQRKLRDGQHGPPCLQGGQSSCPRGSLPGPLGGPPGSALTAGLQCVQVPVLQGDPSGEGVLPLALSPQPSAFHPCFTLDLPVYVLQEAPTDPGGTARPVAAQAPGSTINLRDLQ; translated from the exons ATGCCCGGGAGGGGCGGACCGCTCTTCCTGCGAGGCGGCGGCACCGACGCCGCTGCTGGGCCCAAGATGGACCTCCCAGCCCTGCTCGCCGCCCCGGCCGCGCGCGGAGGCCAacatggcggcggcggcggcggcggccccaGCCGGCTACGCCGAGGCCCGGGGCCGCCTCTGAGCGCGGGCCCGGGCCGCCGCCGCCTGCTGCTGCTGCGGGGCCCGGAAGATGGCGGGCCCGAGCCGCGGCGTGAGGAGGCCCCGGGGCCCAGCCCGCCGCCCCCCGAGGACGGCGGCGACGCCTTCGTGGTGCTGCTGGAGGTGGCGCGCGGCGCCGCCGCCGAGGCCCCGGGAAGGCGGGAAGCCGAGCCCAGCCCGAGCGCGAGCCCCGCCGGCCGCTCCGAGCCGCCGGGCCCTGGCTCCGGCCCGGCCGCCGCCCCCGGCGCGGCCCTCGCCGGCGCCGTGGCCCTCGACCGCCGGGACCTGCTCGTGCGTCTCGATCGCGGCGTCTTCACGCTGGCGCCGCCGCCCGCGCCGGGGCCGCCCGCGCCGCGCCCGCCCGCGCCCCCgggccccgccgccgccgccggccgCCGCGCGCCCCCGGGCTACCGCTGCCCCGAGCCGCAGTGCGCGCTGGCCTTCGCCAAGAAGCAGCAGCTGCAGGTGCACCTGCTGACGCACGGCGGGCCCCAGGCGCGCCGGCCCTTCAAGTGCCCGCTGGACGGCTGCGGCTGGGCCTTCACCACCTCCTACAAGCTCAAGCGACACCTGCAGTCGCACGACAAGCTGCGCCCGTTCGGCTGCCCCGTGGGCGGCTGCGGCAAGAAGTTCACCACCGTGTACAACCTCAAGGCGCACATGCGCGGCCACGAGCAGGAGAGCCTCTTCAAGTGCGAGGTGTGCGCCGAGCGCTTCCCCACGCACGCCAAGCTCAGCTCGCACCAGCGCAGCCACTTCGAGCCCGAGCGGCCCTACAAGTGCGACTTTCCCG GCTGCGAGAAGACCTTCATCACCGTGAGCGCCCTGTTCTCCCACAGCCGTGCGCACTTCAGGGAGCAGGAGCTGTTCCCCTGCTCCTTCCCCGGGTGCAGCAAGCAGTACGACAAGGCCTGCCGCCTCAAGATCCACCTGAGAAGCCACACAG gTGAAAGACCATTTATATGTGACTCGGACAGTTGCGGCTGGACCTTCACCAGTATGTCCAAACTCCTGAGGCATAAAAG GAAACACGACGATGACCGGAGGTTCACCTGCCCCGTGGAAGGCTGTGGCAAGTCCTTCACCCGCGCAGAGCACCTGAAAGGGCACAGCATCACCCACCTGGGCACCAAGCCCTTCGAGTGCCCCGTGGAAG GGTGCTGTGCCAGGTTCTCCGCCCGCAGCAGTCTCTACATTCACTCCAAGAAGCACCTCCAGGACGTGGGTGCTCCCAAAAGCCGCTGCCCGGTGTCCAGCTGCAACAGACTCTTCACCTCCAAGCACAGCATGAAGGCGCACGTGGTGCGGCAGCACAGCCAGCGCCCAG ACCTGGTCCCTCCCCTGGAGGCGCCAAGTTCGCTCACCCCCAGCAGTGAGCTGAGTGGCCCCGGGCAGAGCGAGCTCAGCAGCTTGGACCTGGCCGCCCTGTTCTCAGAGCCACCCGCCAGCGGAGGTGCCGCAGCCGCGGGGTCAGAGGAGGCGCTGAGTTCTGGGATCCTCACCATCGACGTCACTTCCGTGAGCTCGTCCCTGGGAGGGACCCTGCCAGCCAACAGCAGCTCCTTGGGGCCCATGGATCCCCTGGTCCTGGTGGCCCACAGTGACCTTCCTCCAAGTCTGGAGAGCCCCCTCATCCTGGGGACAGCGGCCACAGTGCTCCCGCCGGGCAGCTTCAGCGTGGAGGACGTGCACGCGGTGACCACGGGACCCGTGGGCTGCCTGGTGGCCCTGCCCGTGGGCCAGGACCCAGGGGCTTTGACGTCCAGTGGCAACTTAGCAGCACACGCCACCACCCCGGCCTGCAGCAGCGTCCCCGAGCTGCCAGCCCCCGTCAAGGTGGAGAGGGACCCGCCTGTGGCCTCACAGCAGGCAAGCCACGCGCCACCCCCGCCCGCGTCCTGCAGCCCCCCAGAGCAGCACAGTGCCCGGGGCACAGAGCCCGCTGCCGGCCCCGGTGGCCTCTACCTG CTGTGTGACGTTGGGCTCCCTCGTGTCCCTGAGTACAAATGGTGTGTGGTGACTGGGCCCCAG GAAAGTGGGGGCTCAGCGAGAACTGATTCCCGGGCCGTGCAGCTagcccagaaaaaaaaggaaggagcgGCCCGCCGTGCAG AAGCCCCCGAATCCACTCAGAGGAAACTCAGAGATGGCCAACAtgggcctccctgcctccagggagGCCAAAGCAGCTGTCCACGTGGGAGCCTCCCCGGGCCCCTCGGAGGTCCACCAGGGTCCGCTCTGACAGCCGGGCTCCAGTGCGTCCAGGTTCCGGTCCTGCAG GGTGATCCCTCGGGTGAAGGAGTCCTGCCTCTGGCCCTCAgtccccagccctcagccttCCACCCCTGCTTCACCCTGGATTTGCCTGTCTACGTCCTCCAG GAGGCCCCTACAGACCCCGGAGGCACTGCCCGGCCAGTGGCTGCACAGGCCCCAGGAAGCACCATCAACCTCAGGGACCTGCAGTGA
- the Zxdc gene encoding zinc finger protein ZXDC isoform X5: MPGRGGPLFLRGGGTDAAAGPKMDLPALLAAPAARGGQHGGGGGGGPSRLRRGPGPPLSAGPGRRRLLLLRGPEDGGPEPRREEAPGPSPPPPEDGGDAFVVLLEVARGAAAEAPGRREAEPSPSASPAGRSEPPGPGSGPAAAPGAALAGAVALDRRDLLVRLDRGVFTLAPPPAPGPPAPRPPAPPGPAAAAGRRAPPGYRCPEPQCALAFAKKQQLQVHLLTHGGPQARRPFKCPLDGCGWAFTTSYKLKRHLQSHDKLRPFGCPVGGCGKKFTTVYNLKAHMRGHEQESLFKCEVCAERFPTHAKLSSHQRSHFEPERPYKCDFPGCEKTFITVSALFSHSRAHFREQELFPCSFPGCSKQYDKACRLKIHLRSHTGERPFICDSDSCGWTFTSMSKLLRHKRKHDDDRRFTCPVEGCGKSFTRAEHLKGHSITHLGTKPFECPVEGCCARFSARSSLYIHSKKHLQDVGAPKSRCPVSSCNRLFTSKHSMKAHVVRQHSQRPDLVPPLEAPSSLTPSSELSGPGQSELSSLDLAALFSEPPASGGAAAAGSEEALSSGILTIDVTSVSSSLGGTLPANSSSLGPMDPLVLVAHSDLPPSLESPLILGTAATVLPPGSFSVEDVHAVTTGPVGCLVALPVGQDPGALTSSGNLAAHATTPACSSVPELPAPVKVERDPPVASQQASHAPPPPASCSPPEQHSARGTEPAAGPGGLYLLCDVGLPRVPEYKWCVVTGPQESGGSARTDSRAVQLAQKKKEGAARRAEAPESTQRKLRDGQHGPPCLQGGQSSCPRGSLPGPLGGPPGSALTAGLQCVQVPVLQPVSLHLCKLLPWSGLAHQGDPSGEGVLPLALSPQPSAFHPCFTLDLPVYVLQEPSGPNFLTLS, from the exons ATGCCCGGGAGGGGCGGACCGCTCTTCCTGCGAGGCGGCGGCACCGACGCCGCTGCTGGGCCCAAGATGGACCTCCCAGCCCTGCTCGCCGCCCCGGCCGCGCGCGGAGGCCAacatggcggcggcggcggcggcggccccaGCCGGCTACGCCGAGGCCCGGGGCCGCCTCTGAGCGCGGGCCCGGGCCGCCGCCGCCTGCTGCTGCTGCGGGGCCCGGAAGATGGCGGGCCCGAGCCGCGGCGTGAGGAGGCCCCGGGGCCCAGCCCGCCGCCCCCCGAGGACGGCGGCGACGCCTTCGTGGTGCTGCTGGAGGTGGCGCGCGGCGCCGCCGCCGAGGCCCCGGGAAGGCGGGAAGCCGAGCCCAGCCCGAGCGCGAGCCCCGCCGGCCGCTCCGAGCCGCCGGGCCCTGGCTCCGGCCCGGCCGCCGCCCCCGGCGCGGCCCTCGCCGGCGCCGTGGCCCTCGACCGCCGGGACCTGCTCGTGCGTCTCGATCGCGGCGTCTTCACGCTGGCGCCGCCGCCCGCGCCGGGGCCGCCCGCGCCGCGCCCGCCCGCGCCCCCgggccccgccgccgccgccggccgCCGCGCGCCCCCGGGCTACCGCTGCCCCGAGCCGCAGTGCGCGCTGGCCTTCGCCAAGAAGCAGCAGCTGCAGGTGCACCTGCTGACGCACGGCGGGCCCCAGGCGCGCCGGCCCTTCAAGTGCCCGCTGGACGGCTGCGGCTGGGCCTTCACCACCTCCTACAAGCTCAAGCGACACCTGCAGTCGCACGACAAGCTGCGCCCGTTCGGCTGCCCCGTGGGCGGCTGCGGCAAGAAGTTCACCACCGTGTACAACCTCAAGGCGCACATGCGCGGCCACGAGCAGGAGAGCCTCTTCAAGTGCGAGGTGTGCGCCGAGCGCTTCCCCACGCACGCCAAGCTCAGCTCGCACCAGCGCAGCCACTTCGAGCCCGAGCGGCCCTACAAGTGCGACTTTCCCG GCTGCGAGAAGACCTTCATCACCGTGAGCGCCCTGTTCTCCCACAGCCGTGCGCACTTCAGGGAGCAGGAGCTGTTCCCCTGCTCCTTCCCCGGGTGCAGCAAGCAGTACGACAAGGCCTGCCGCCTCAAGATCCACCTGAGAAGCCACACAG gTGAAAGACCATTTATATGTGACTCGGACAGTTGCGGCTGGACCTTCACCAGTATGTCCAAACTCCTGAGGCATAAAAG GAAACACGACGATGACCGGAGGTTCACCTGCCCCGTGGAAGGCTGTGGCAAGTCCTTCACCCGCGCAGAGCACCTGAAAGGGCACAGCATCACCCACCTGGGCACCAAGCCCTTCGAGTGCCCCGTGGAAG GGTGCTGTGCCAGGTTCTCCGCCCGCAGCAGTCTCTACATTCACTCCAAGAAGCACCTCCAGGACGTGGGTGCTCCCAAAAGCCGCTGCCCGGTGTCCAGCTGCAACAGACTCTTCACCTCCAAGCACAGCATGAAGGCGCACGTGGTGCGGCAGCACAGCCAGCGCCCAG ACCTGGTCCCTCCCCTGGAGGCGCCAAGTTCGCTCACCCCCAGCAGTGAGCTGAGTGGCCCCGGGCAGAGCGAGCTCAGCAGCTTGGACCTGGCCGCCCTGTTCTCAGAGCCACCCGCCAGCGGAGGTGCCGCAGCCGCGGGGTCAGAGGAGGCGCTGAGTTCTGGGATCCTCACCATCGACGTCACTTCCGTGAGCTCGTCCCTGGGAGGGACCCTGCCAGCCAACAGCAGCTCCTTGGGGCCCATGGATCCCCTGGTCCTGGTGGCCCACAGTGACCTTCCTCCAAGTCTGGAGAGCCCCCTCATCCTGGGGACAGCGGCCACAGTGCTCCCGCCGGGCAGCTTCAGCGTGGAGGACGTGCACGCGGTGACCACGGGACCCGTGGGCTGCCTGGTGGCCCTGCCCGTGGGCCAGGACCCAGGGGCTTTGACGTCCAGTGGCAACTTAGCAGCACACGCCACCACCCCGGCCTGCAGCAGCGTCCCCGAGCTGCCAGCCCCCGTCAAGGTGGAGAGGGACCCGCCTGTGGCCTCACAGCAGGCAAGCCACGCGCCACCCCCGCCCGCGTCCTGCAGCCCCCCAGAGCAGCACAGTGCCCGGGGCACAGAGCCCGCTGCCGGCCCCGGTGGCCTCTACCTG CTGTGTGACGTTGGGCTCCCTCGTGTCCCTGAGTACAAATGGTGTGTGGTGACTGGGCCCCAG GAAAGTGGGGGCTCAGCGAGAACTGATTCCCGGGCCGTGCAGCTagcccagaaaaaaaaggaaggagcgGCCCGCCGTGCAG AAGCCCCCGAATCCACTCAGAGGAAACTCAGAGATGGCCAACAtgggcctccctgcctccagggagGCCAAAGCAGCTGTCCACGTGGGAGCCTCCCCGGGCCCCTCGGAGGTCCACCAGGGTCCGCTCTGACAGCCGGGCTCCAGTGCGTCCAGGTTCCGGTCCTGCAG cccGTCTCCCTGCACCTCTGCAAGCTCTTACCTTGGTCAGGACTGGCGCACCAG GGTGATCCCTCGGGTGAAGGAGTCCTGCCTCTGGCCCTCAgtccccagccctcagccttCCACCCCTGCTTCACCCTGGATTTGCCTGTCTACGTCCTCCAG GAACCATCTGGGCCGAACTTTTTGACACTGTCCTGA